One genomic segment of Bradyrhizobium prioriisuperbiae includes these proteins:
- the uca gene encoding urea carboxylase, protein MFSKVLIANRGEIAGRIGRTLRRMGIASVAVYSDADRFTRSVLDADEAVRVGPAPAAESYLDVDAIINACLATGAQAVHSGYGFLSENRGFAERLAEHGIRFIGPRPEHLDAFGLKHKAREIARLSHVPLLPGSDLLETIEEAMQEAERIGFPLMLKSTAGGGGIGMQLCHDAGTLRERFATVQRTARASFGDARVYLERFVAEARHIEVQIFGNGKGGVVALGERDCSLQRRNQKVVEETPAPGLSEAMRARLHQAAVALGRSVAYESAGTVEFIYDVERQDFYFLEVNTRLQVEHPVTEAVFGVDLVEWMVRQAAGEDVLADAGALAPQGAAIEVRLYAENPNAGFRPSAGRLTCVTFPEDARVDGWIETGVEVTPFYDPMLAKVIVAAESRPAAIAKLQQALAATTVTGIETNLDYLRAIAGSEVFHSGRVATNVLGSFAFAPRTVDVLAPGAQSGLQELPGRLNLWHVGVPPSGPMDARSFRLANIIVGNPEVTAALELTVNGPTLRFNTDTVIGLAGARMTAKLDGVPIAHHAPVAVRAGQVLAIGGIEGAGQRCYLAVRGGFDAPEILGSRAVFTLGAFGGHATGALKAGEVLHIGNAAGTHAPRALQDDELPELTRAWTIGVIYGPHGAPDFFLDADIETLFATDYEVHFNSARTGVRLIGPKPTWARPDGGEAGLHPSNIHDNAYAVGSIDFTGDMPIILGPDGPSLGGFVCPAVVARDELWKTGQLKPGDKVRFEAVRRESDPVAGPLVLRGAPELGSAIVGRSDDGPLPVVYRRAGDDNLLVEYGPMELDIALRLRVHVLAQAVEAARLPGLIDLTPGIRSLQIHYDGTVLSRQRLLDVLQELERDLPPVDAMTVPSRIIHLPLSWNDPQAVLAMQKYQELVRPDAPWCPSNIEFIRRINGLASEDEVKRIVFDARYLVLGLGDVYLGAPVATPVDPRHRLVTTKYNPARTWTPENAVGIGGAYMCIYGMEGPGGYQLFGRTIQMWNTWRTTPVFEQGHPWLLRFFDQIRFFPVSADELLEARAAFPHGAYPLRIEATEFSYADYAKGLERDRGSIAAFKQRQQSAFEAERQRWKELRIDDVQDEAVAGAIMVEDIPDGLAGVFSEVPGNVWKILVDEGTEVAAGDIIAIIESMKMEISVQAPMAGRVSQIRIKLGQTLRAGDVVALLEAE, encoded by the coding sequence ATGTTCAGCAAGGTTCTGATTGCCAACCGCGGCGAGATCGCGGGGCGGATTGGCCGGACGCTGCGCCGGATGGGGATTGCCTCGGTGGCGGTCTATTCCGACGCCGATCGTTTCACGCGCTCGGTGCTCGATGCGGATGAGGCGGTGCGGGTCGGTCCCGCGCCGGCGGCAGAAAGTTATCTCGATGTCGACGCCATCATCAACGCGTGCCTTGCGACCGGCGCGCAGGCCGTGCATTCGGGGTATGGCTTTCTGTCGGAGAACCGCGGCTTTGCCGAGCGGTTGGCCGAACACGGCATCCGTTTCATCGGGCCGCGTCCGGAACACCTTGACGCGTTCGGGCTGAAGCACAAGGCGCGCGAGATCGCCAGACTCAGCCATGTGCCGCTGCTGCCGGGCTCCGACCTGCTCGAGACCATCGAGGAGGCCATGCAGGAAGCCGAACGGATCGGCTTTCCGCTGATGCTGAAAAGCACCGCCGGTGGCGGCGGCATCGGCATGCAGCTGTGTCACGATGCCGGTACGCTGCGGGAACGTTTTGCCACGGTGCAACGGACCGCGCGGGCAAGCTTCGGTGATGCCCGGGTCTATCTCGAGCGTTTTGTCGCCGAGGCCCGCCACATCGAGGTGCAGATCTTCGGCAACGGCAAAGGGGGCGTTGTGGCGCTCGGCGAGCGCGACTGTTCGTTGCAGCGTCGCAACCAGAAGGTCGTCGAGGAGACGCCGGCGCCCGGGCTCAGCGAGGCGATGCGGGCGCGGCTGCATCAAGCCGCGGTGGCGCTGGGCCGCAGCGTGGCCTACGAATCCGCCGGCACCGTCGAATTTATCTACGATGTCGAACGGCAGGACTTTTACTTTCTCGAGGTCAACACCCGCCTGCAGGTCGAGCATCCGGTGACGGAAGCGGTGTTCGGCGTCGACCTGGTCGAGTGGATGGTGCGGCAGGCCGCCGGCGAGGATGTGCTGGCCGATGCCGGGGCGCTGGCGCCGCAGGGCGCGGCCATCGAGGTGCGGCTCTATGCGGAAAATCCCAATGCGGGATTCCGGCCCAGCGCCGGACGCCTGACCTGCGTGACGTTTCCGGAGGATGCGCGGGTCGATGGCTGGATCGAGACCGGTGTGGAGGTAACGCCGTTCTACGATCCGATGCTGGCGAAGGTGATCGTTGCGGCGGAAAGCCGCCCAGCGGCGATCGCCAAACTGCAGCAGGCGCTGGCCGCAACCACGGTCACCGGGATCGAGACCAATCTCGATTATCTCCGTGCCATTGCCGGCTCGGAGGTGTTCCATAGCGGCCGGGTCGCCACCAATGTGCTCGGAAGTTTTGCCTTTGCGCCGCGCACCGTCGATGTGCTGGCGCCCGGCGCGCAGTCGGGATTGCAGGAATTGCCGGGGCGTCTCAACCTCTGGCATGTCGGCGTGCCGCCAAGCGGCCCGATGGACGCGCGCTCGTTCCGGCTGGCCAACATCATTGTCGGCAATCCCGAGGTGACCGCGGCGCTCGAACTGACCGTCAACGGTCCGACGCTGCGTTTCAACACCGATACCGTGATCGGGCTTGCGGGCGCGCGGATGACGGCCAAGCTCGACGGCGTCCCGATCGCGCATCATGCGCCGGTTGCGGTGCGGGCCGGCCAGGTGCTGGCGATCGGCGGCATCGAAGGAGCAGGGCAGCGCTGTTATCTCGCGGTTCGTGGTGGCTTCGATGCGCCCGAGATTCTGGGCTCCCGCGCGGTGTTCACACTGGGCGCGTTCGGTGGTCATGCCACCGGGGCGCTGAAGGCCGGCGAGGTGCTGCATATCGGCAATGCCGCGGGCACTCATGCGCCACGGGCGCTGCAGGACGACGAGTTGCCCGAACTCACGCGCGCGTGGACCATTGGGGTGATTTATGGGCCGCACGGTGCGCCGGATTTCTTTCTCGATGCGGATATCGAGACGCTGTTCGCGACGGATTATGAAGTGCACTTCAACAGCGCACGCACCGGGGTGCGGCTGATCGGACCGAAGCCCACATGGGCGCGGCCCGACGGCGGCGAGGCCGGATTGCATCCGTCGAACATCCACGACAACGCCTACGCCGTGGGTTCGATCGATTTCACCGGGGACATGCCGATCATTCTCGGTCCCGACGGTCCGAGCCTGGGCGGCTTCGTCTGTCCCGCCGTCGTGGCGCGGGATGAGTTGTGGAAGACCGGCCAGCTCAAGCCCGGTGACAAGGTGCGTTTCGAAGCGGTGCGGCGCGAGAGTGATCCCGTCGCCGGACCGCTCGTGCTCCGGGGGGCGCCGGAGCTGGGATCGGCGATTGTCGGCCGCAGCGACGATGGCCCGCTGCCGGTGGTTTACCGGCGGGCCGGGGACGACAACCTGCTGGTCGAGTACGGGCCGATGGAGCTCGACATCGCGCTGCGCCTGCGTGTGCATGTGCTGGCGCAGGCGGTCGAGGCGGCGCGGCTGCCGGGCCTGATTGATCTGACGCCGGGAATCCGTTCGCTGCAGATCCATTACGACGGCACGGTGTTGTCGCGGCAACGGCTGCTCGATGTGCTGCAGGAGCTGGAGCGAGATCTGCCGCCGGTCGATGCCATGACGGTGCCGAGCCGCATCATCCATCTGCCGCTGTCCTGGAACGATCCGCAGGCGGTGCTGGCGATGCAGAAGTACCAGGAACTGGTGCGGCCCGACGCGCCCTGGTGTCCGTCCAACATCGAATTCATCCGCCGCATCAACGGCCTTGCCAGCGAGGACGAGGTCAAGCGGATCGTGTTCGATGCGCGTTATCTGGTGCTGGGGCTCGGCGACGTCTATCTCGGCGCGCCGGTCGCGACCCCAGTCGATCCGCGGCATCGGCTGGTGACGACCAAGTATAATCCCGCCCGCACCTGGACGCCGGAGAACGCTGTGGGAATCGGGGGCGCTTACATGTGCATCTATGGCATGGAGGGGCCCGGCGGGTATCAATTGTTCGGTCGGACCATTCAGATGTGGAACACGTGGCGCACCACGCCGGTGTTCGAACAGGGGCACCCTTGGTTGCTGCGGTTTTTTGATCAGATCCGTTTCTTTCCGGTCAGCGCGGACGAGCTGCTGGAGGCACGTGCCGCGTTTCCGCACGGCGCCTATCCGCTGCGGATCGAGGCGACTGAATTTTCCTACGCCGACTATGCCAAGGGGCTGGAGCGCGATCGCGGCTCGATCGCCGCGTTCAAGCAGCGTCAGCAGTCCGCCTTCGAGGCCGAGCGCCAGCGCTGGAAAGAACTGCGCATCGACGACGTCCAGGATGAGGCAGTCGCTGGTGCAATAATGGTCGAAGATATCCCCGACGGTCTTGCGGGGGTGTTTTCGGAGGTACCGGGCAACGTCTGGAAGATTCTGGTCGACGAAGGCACTGAAGTCGCCGCCGGTGATATCATTGCAATCATCGAATCCATGAAAATGGAGATCAGCGTCCAGGCCCCGATGGCCGGCCGGGTGTCGCAGATCCGGATCAAACTGGGCCAGACCCTGCGCGCCGGCGATGTCGTGGCCCTGCTGGAGGCAGAATGA
- a CDS encoding urea amidolyase associated protein UAAP2, with the protein MTKHSIPSSARIVLDTEIPARAPWSTIVRQGQRLRIVDSHGQQAVDTLFYNASDLQERYSGQDTLRAQGSAYVTTGTRIMSSEGRAMLRVVADTCGLHDTSAGACSCESNTVRFGHGTKYLHACRENFLIEAAKHGLSKRDIVPNLNFFMNVPIDASGNFTVVDGVSKPGDYIEMVAEMDVLCLISNCPQINNPCNGFFPTPVQVVVFEADED; encoded by the coding sequence ATGACCAAACATTCCATTCCGTCATCGGCCCGCATCGTGCTGGACACCGAAATTCCCGCGCGCGCGCCCTGGTCCACCATCGTTCGCCAGGGCCAGAGGCTGCGCATTGTCGACAGCCACGGTCAGCAGGCGGTCGATACGCTGTTTTACAACGCGTCCGACCTGCAGGAGCGTTACAGCGGCCAGGACACCCTGCGCGCGCAGGGCTCTGCCTATGTCACCACCGGCACCCGCATCATGTCCAGCGAGGGGCGCGCCATGCTGCGCGTTGTCGCCGACACCTGCGGCCTGCACGACACCTCGGCGGGGGCCTGCTCCTGCGAAAGCAACACGGTTCGTTTCGGCCACGGCACCAAATATCTCCATGCCTGCCGCGAGAATTTTTTGATCGAGGCGGCCAAGCACGGCCTGTCGAAGCGCGACATCGTGCCCAACCTGAACTTCTTCATGAACGTGCCGATCGACGCTTCAGGCAATTTCACCGTGGTCGACGGCGTCTCCAAGCCCGGCGACTACATCGAGATGGTCGCCGAGATGGATGTGCTCTGCCTGATCTCCAACTGCCCGCAGATCAACAACCCCTGCAACGGCTTCTTTCCGACGCCGGTGCAGGTTGTGGTGTTTGAAGCGGACGAGGACTGA
- a CDS encoding cupin domain-containing protein yields MTFQCQTPAVPTVQQDDAVVRITRWDFEPGAATGWHRHGWPYFVIMLTDGTLRIHNGTEVTDVPLAAGQSYRRQAGVEHDVMNGSPHPIAFVEIEVKQPEDLV; encoded by the coding sequence ATGACTTTCCAATGTCAGACGCCGGCCGTCCCCACCGTCCAGCAGGACGACGCGGTGGTGCGCATCACGCGCTGGGACTTCGAGCCGGGCGCTGCGACCGGCTGGCATCGTCACGGCTGGCCTTATTTCGTGATCATGCTGACCGACGGCACCCTGCGCATTCATAATGGGACTGAGGTCACAGACGTTCCGCTGGCCGCCGGCCAGTCTTACCGGCGTCAGGCAGGCGTGGAACACGACGTCATGAACGGCTCGCCGCACCCGATCGCGTTCGTCGAAATCGAAGTCAAGCAGCCCGAGGACCTAGTTTAG
- a CDS encoding putative urea ABC transporter substrate-binding protein: MNKLTSFLRSVAVVTALSAVIAAPAQAAPKKDFKVAWSIYVGWMPWGYAADTGIVKKWADKYGLTIEVKQFNDYVESVNQYTAGAFDAVTITNMDALSIPAAGGVDTTAVVMGDFSNGNDAVILKNKADLAAIKGQKINLVEFSVSHYLLARALESKHLAEKDIKVVNTSDADLAAAYKTADVTAVVTWNPIVSEILESKDAKKVFDSSQIPGEIMDLMVANTAVLKDNPNFAKALVGIWYETIAKMTAAGEEGKAAKEAMAKASGTDLAGFESQLASTKLFDKAADAEAFTKSAAVGTTMDRVRKFLFEKALLGKDAKSADAVGIELGDKKVLGDKSNIKLRFDATYMDAAAKGKL, encoded by the coding sequence ATGAACAAGCTCACATCATTTCTCCGTTCCGTCGCTGTCGTCACCGCGCTGAGCGCCGTGATCGCGGCGCCCGCCCAGGCCGCGCCGAAGAAGGACTTCAAGGTCGCCTGGTCGATCTATGTCGGCTGGATGCCCTGGGGCTATGCGGCCGATACCGGCATCGTCAAGAAATGGGCGGACAAATACGGCCTCACCATCGAGGTGAAGCAGTTCAACGACTACGTTGAATCGGTCAATCAATACACCGCCGGTGCGTTCGACGCCGTGACCATCACCAACATGGATGCGTTGTCGATTCCCGCCGCGGGTGGCGTCGATACCACGGCTGTGGTGATGGGCGATTTCTCCAACGGCAATGACGCCGTCATCCTGAAGAACAAGGCCGATCTCGCCGCCATCAAGGGCCAGAAGATCAACCTCGTCGAGTTCTCGGTCTCGCATTACCTGCTGGCGCGGGCGCTGGAGAGCAAGCATCTGGCCGAAAAAGACATCAAGGTCGTCAACACCTCCGATGCCGATCTCGCCGCCGCCTACAAGACGGCCGACGTCACCGCCGTGGTGACCTGGAATCCGATCGTCTCCGAAATTCTCGAATCCAAGGACGCCAAGAAGGTGTTCGATTCCTCGCAGATCCCCGGCGAGATCATGGACCTGATGGTGGCCAACACCGCAGTGTTGAAGGATAATCCCAATTTCGCCAAGGCATTGGTCGGCATCTGGTATGAGACGATTGCCAAGATGACCGCCGCTGGCGAAGAGGGCAAGGCGGCGAAGGAAGCCATGGCGAAAGCCTCCGGCACCGATCTCGCCGGCTTTGAGAGCCAGCTCGCCTCGACCAAGCTGTTCGACAAGGCAGCCGACGCGGAAGCCTTCACCAAGAGCGCGGCAGTGGGTACCACCATGGACCGGGTGCGCAAGTTCCTGTTCGAAAAGGCGCTGCTCGGCAAGGATGCGAAGTCTGCCGACGCCGTCGGCATCGAACTCGGCGACAAGAAGGTGCTCGGCGACAAGAGCAACATCAAGCTGCGCTTCGACGCGACCTACATGGACGCCGCCGCCAAAGGTAAGCTTTAA
- a CDS encoding urea amidolyase associated protein UAAP1 translates to MILTEQQQAEIAAYKTRYEALKAAGQGQAPRALPPPTSRDGAPIAAGAVVHREIIPGGWYWTTRLNRGEALRLINTSGASCVSLLAWSATDPSERLNHADTIKVQWAASLRKGRVILSDMGRTLLSIIEDTGAGHDTLAGGSTAATNAARYGAGAHRNTRDNFILAAGKLGLDRRDVMPCISFFAPVSVDAEGRFQWLADRRQAGDFVDLRAEMDLLIALSNCPHPLDPSPRYAEDPVEIIRYRAAPAGADDLCRTASAEAIRAFENNAFFFDSSVAG, encoded by the coding sequence ATGATCCTGACGGAACAACAGCAGGCCGAGATCGCGGCCTACAAGACGCGCTACGAGGCATTGAAGGCCGCCGGCCAGGGGCAGGCGCCTCGCGCGCTGCCGCCGCCGACATCGCGTGACGGCGCGCCGATCGCAGCCGGCGCGGTCGTCCACCGCGAAATCATTCCCGGCGGCTGGTACTGGACCACGCGCCTCAACCGCGGCGAGGCGCTGCGGCTGATCAACACCAGCGGCGCATCCTGTGTCAGCCTGCTGGCGTGGAGCGCAACCGACCCCAGCGAGCGGCTCAACCATGCCGACACCATCAAGGTGCAGTGGGCAGCGAGCCTGCGGAAGGGACGCGTGATCCTCTCCGACATGGGCCGCACGCTGCTCAGCATCATCGAAGACACCGGCGCCGGCCATGACACCCTTGCCGGCGGCTCGACGGCAGCGACCAACGCAGCCCGCTATGGGGCCGGTGCTCATCGCAACACCCGTGACAATTTCATCCTTGCCGCCGGCAAGCTCGGGCTCGATCGGCGCGACGTGATGCCGTGCATCAGCTTTTTTGCACCGGTCAGTGTCGATGCCGAGGGGCGCTTTCAATGGCTGGCGGACCGCCGCCAGGCCGGCGATTTCGTCGACCTGCGCGCCGAAATGGATCTCTTGATCGCGCTGTCAAACTGTCCGCATCCGCTCGACCCGTCGCCCCGTTATGCCGAGGATCCGGTCGAAATCATTCGGTATCGCGCCGCGCCTGCCGGCGCCGACGATCTCTGCCGGACGGCAAGTGCGGAAGCGATCCGCGCCTTCGAGAACAACGCCTTCTTCTTCGATTCCAGCGTGGCGGGGTGA
- a CDS encoding ABC transporter ATP-binding protein produces MSAIHFDDVWKEYDDHIVLERITLDVASRAFIALVGPSGCGKTTFLRMLLGEESPTRGQILVDGKSLKPEPDADRGVVFQRYSVFPHLTVLQNVVLGRELQQAKVTGRLFGAAKRAAVEQAMALLAEVGLAGHEDKYPASLSGGMQQRLALAQAVMRGPKILLLDEPFGALDPGIRADIHVLMKRLWNETELTVVMVTHDLSEAFRLATRVIAFERNRNRPEERERYGATISRDLEIYPRRVADVRHLSTFRSGRDDPAKQGA; encoded by the coding sequence ATGAGCGCGATCCATTTCGACGACGTCTGGAAGGAATACGATGACCACATCGTGCTGGAGCGGATCACGCTCGATGTTGCCTCGCGCGCGTTCATCGCGCTGGTCGGGCCATCGGGCTGCGGCAAGACCACCTTCCTGCGCATGCTGCTGGGCGAGGAAAGCCCGACCCGCGGGCAAATCCTGGTCGACGGCAAGTCGCTGAAGCCGGAGCCGGACGCCGACCGGGGCGTGGTGTTCCAGCGCTATTCGGTGTTTCCACATCTCACGGTGCTGCAGAATGTCGTGCTCGGGCGCGAACTGCAGCAGGCCAAGGTGACGGGCCGGCTGTTCGGTGCGGCCAAACGCGCCGCGGTGGAGCAGGCCATGGCGCTGCTCGCCGAGGTTGGCCTCGCCGGCCACGAAGACAAATATCCGGCCTCGCTGTCGGGCGGCATGCAGCAGCGCCTGGCGCTGGCGCAGGCCGTGATGCGCGGCCCAAAAATTCTGCTGCTGGACGAGCCGTTCGGCGCGCTCGATCCAGGCATCCGCGCCGACATCCATGTGCTGATGAAACGGCTCTGGAATGAGACCGAGCTCACCGTGGTGATGGTGACCCATGACCTCAGCGAAGCGTTCCGGCTGGCGACGCGGGTGATCGCGTTTGAGCGTAACCGCAATCGTCCTGAAGAGCGTGAACGCTACGGCGCCACCATTTCGCGCGATCTCGAGATCTACCCACGCCGCGTCGCCGACGTGCGTCATTTGTCGACATTTCGCTCTGGCCGGGACGACCCGGCCAAACAAGGAGCATGA
- a CDS encoding ABC transporter permease: MRLMNIKPGRQVGFYLAMLPFVLLLIAYFTGSSMRLAENPNDKLLPALSSMAQAVKRMGFEVDVRTGTILMLSDTIASLGRLVSALAISTVAALIFGIVIGLLPSANALLASFVNVTSMVPPLALLPILFIMMGLGENSKVALIVIGTLPCIIRDLTMKVLELPREQLIKAQTLGASTWQVALRVVLPQILPRLIDSLRLQLGPAWLFLIAAEAIASDSGLGYRIFLVRRYLAMDVIIPYVIWITLLAFLMDAALRLLQRKAFPWFASVRAE; the protein is encoded by the coding sequence ATGCGCCTCATGAACATCAAGCCCGGTCGGCAGGTGGGATTTTATCTCGCCATGCTGCCGTTCGTGTTGCTCCTGATTGCGTATTTCACCGGCTCCAGCATGCGGCTGGCGGAAAATCCGAACGACAAGTTGCTGCCTGCGCTGTCCAGCATGGCGCAGGCTGTCAAGCGCATGGGCTTTGAGGTCGATGTGCGCACCGGCACCATCCTGATGCTGTCCGACACCATCGCGAGTCTCGGGCGGCTGGTGTCGGCGCTGGCGATCTCGACCGTCGCCGCCCTGATCTTCGGTATCGTGATCGGGCTGTTGCCGTCGGCGAACGCCTTGCTGGCGTCGTTCGTCAACGTCACCTCCATGGTGCCGCCGCTGGCGCTGCTGCCCATTCTGTTCATCATGATGGGGCTCGGCGAGAATTCCAAGGTTGCGCTGATCGTGATCGGCACCTTGCCGTGCATCATCCGCGATCTCACCATGAAGGTGCTGGAATTGCCGCGCGAGCAGTTGATCAAGGCGCAGACACTCGGCGCCTCGACCTGGCAGGTGGCGCTGCGGGTGGTGCTGCCGCAGATCCTGCCGCGGCTGATCGACTCGTTGCGGCTGCAATTGGGGCCGGCTTGGCTGTTCCTGATTGCCGCGGAAGCCATCGCCTCGGATTCCGGTCTTGGCTATCGCATCTTCCTGGTGCGGCGCTATCTCGCCATGGACGTGATCATTCCCTACGTGATCTGGATCACGCTGCTCGCCTTCCTGATGGACGCGGCACTGCGCCTGCTGCAGCGCAAGGCCTTTCCCTGGTTCGCATCGGTGAGGGCGGAATGA